The sequence gcacgagctacaaccaacgaccgtgcacttgcggtattactgtaggcccgcgtttcattgcgcttaattttatacactctCCCGGGTCCACcacgaatcacttgtcagtcttacatcagttacccccatctctattattaaacggagggaatgtacgactgcctcgtattcgacgatgttgttagtatgctctttgaattctaacctgagtgcctgtacgatcctttctccggttgggttggtgatgacaatgcctattcctgctccttccttatttttggaaccatagGCGAAGaattcccattgtctttgactcgcgggttcgaggatatccattggatccttgctttcttcctcggcttctggtattcccttaatctcttcgtcgttgtccagagggaggtctgctaagaaatccgccaaaacttgggattttcgggaatgttgaatttcatgaatgatgttgaattggtccaggtgggtgttccacttggctattctgcctacttttcccgcgcttttgaggactgcttccagtggtgctttgcatgggacccggatgaagtgagttaggaagtaggttctcagcttttgagtagcccacaccaatgccaggataagttgttcgatcttcgtgtagttcctttccgcagaattgagggtcttactgacataagagataggttgttctatcttcgtattggttttgaccaacactgcgctaactgcgtcttctgtcgctcctatgtacaatgccaaaacctcatcaggatcaggcttctgcaggatcggaattgaagccaggtgttctttgattttctggaaagcttcttcgcattctgcggtccattcaaacttactccattttttgagaatattgaaaaaatgtttgcatttgtccgaggatcgggaaataaatctgcccaaggttgctatggatccattgagcttctgcacttcttttaaattcttcggggatggcatttctagtatggattgaatcttcgctgggtctacctcaatgcccctttttgttaccagatatccgaggaatttccctgaggtgacaccgaaagtgcatttctctggatttactttcatgtgatgcttcctcattgcttcgaagatatctctcagatcctgatggtgatctttgcgcatcttacttttgacgagcatgtcatcaacgtagacttctaaggtactaccaatccatggcctgaagatagcatcgaccattctttggtacgttgcccctgcgtttcgaagtccaaagggcattctagtgtagaaataaaggccatgtggggtgtagaatgctgtgtgtagttgatcttcttctgccagggctacttggttgtagccagaatatccatccatgaatgacagctcttcgtatccttctactgcttcaaccagttgatctatgcttggaaggggatagctgtcctttggacatgccttgttgaggttagtaaaatcgatgcatatcctaacccccccatttttcttaggaacgacgaccatgttggagatccatgtagggtacttgacttctttAATGAACcccgcttctagtagtttccgaagttctttttccactgccttatggtactccggtgcaacttttcttattttctgcttgaaaggtggtgtgcctggtttgatgcacaactcgtgttggattattttcgggtcaatccccggcatatctcctagcttccaggagaatacatccgcgtattctttaagtaatttggttaaggaatcctctcttctttcgtccattatggtccctactttgatcatcttcggattttcttccgttcctatgttgatttcttttacgggttctactggtgtgaacaccggcttcgggtccccgaggactgggacgttctttgatttctatttggtatgtttctgtcctttgttggctgctgaagtacctgtttctgtgtttaggacattatcatcctttgtcaagcccctctctgtggtttccttgaggaacaggtctatggccttttctttcgcggcttctttatttttaattcttcgggtttttcgctgctcttcttgttcgttgttgatacgatcccgAGTGGCTTgtcactctcttgcagagacccgatctcccttgatttccatcactccctcaggtgtagggaatctgagatattggtagtaagttgccgccactcgcttgagtttatgtaaccactttcgtccaataatggcgttgtagggggatggggcatcaaccacgctgaatcgtgtttctactttcatgggtccggcgttaacctgcaacacgatgtctcccaatggcttcgtgggtgctccattgaatccgtagattgtgtaataagaggtcattagatgttattcatggagcttcattcgtttgaatgcgtcgtagaatagaacgtttactgagcttcccccgtctatgaggatctttttgaggttacatccagccactggtagtgttaggaccagggggtcgttatggtcttccatatcttcttcgatattttcagcatcgaagataataggtgagtccatctactcttcgtgctcgtccacctctacatcATCAAtattatacaattcgcagcggtcctcgaactgcttccgtagcctctttcctatctgtgttgtaagtgagggccctgcggcttcagaacacgagacggtgttgattgtgcggttcccctctggaagttggactgtcTTGGTctgtttggatctatcctcggcgacctcctttcgtatgtaatgttggagttcgccagcatcaatcagtttttggaccattattttgaggtttttacatttctcggtctggtgtccgttgaagcagtgatattcacagtaatctttagacttctcggttcttgggggctgttttcccttagaccatggccactccaaattttcctttcctttgatctctcgcaagatccgagcatatctagcattgagcttcgtgtaaacttgattttcgaattttcgatcgtcttttcgtcgttcagcCCTTAcctccttcctatcttcgtgaggacGTTCCACTGAGATATTCCTTTTGGCCcaattggtttgttctgcggaattggtacggtgagacctctgcgggtacgccctcgggttttcacgctggatttcttcaagacgagcatgcttttcaataattattcgaaaatctccttctgtcttaggtacgcttccatggatctcaacaaatagtggactcattcggtctaatacccacttgtagcagttgatacttaccactgggtccatacttcatatggcttggcagatcttgtgccatatgttagtgtattccctcgtgttttccttgtagccaattgccagcgaaaagagcttatccattccggtgttaacaaccttgttgtacatgtaagttcttaagaacttttctgcgagttgatcgtaggagtggatggagtccggcggaaaattatcaaaccaagataatgtcgatcccttcaggcttgatggaaagtatctacagagtacggcgtcgttctgactccatctggctaagacacgattataataccgaatatgtgcagcgggatcactggatccgtcatagcattcgaaggtcgggacagggcacttcagcggaataggggtgttggtcaggcgatgagttaggggcgtggagttagcctctctcatgacttcttctaaccttcccccgccttgtctagtttttaactacctgatctcggccatcatttcatcacgcagctcttccatcgcgcggtggtgccctacgctcttctgctcgtgatagtctgactctccgtcattataatccgggtcggatgcgctacttccccttgCCGCATCTCCATTAGCTGCTACGAttactcttcggtctcgattaggttctggtgcctttgaatttgcttcatcaagttgttggctggtcttcgtgcttagggcaatccggtcttttaaatcttgattttctataGCCAgtagagctacggcatctgcgtaaacctgctggatcttcttcaattcttcaagctcatccatcaatcgatgtgattggtttgatccctgattgggagtcccagctcgtgctactacggccatggtgacgccttcttctacggtttgcactaaaggtggtagaggttcagcttcgattgttggcatttccaaatcaGGCTGAGTGCCCATCTGTGGTGTTAGAgccgccggcacagtttgattctgatcgtttgttgatggcattccgaaggtgcgcgggtgcgcgggttgatgtgttcttgattcatccaccctttcttttggttgatgaaattgattcgtagAAAAATTTTTGCTGGTTTCTGCAGCCTTCGGGGCTGCCGCAGCCGTactgtactttgtcgccgctgctctgagagccgcggctgcaacggagttagcgttcataggcgaagtgatttccgccgtatcctgcctctgactagtcattttggctttgtctcctttctgcttgcttcggatgatgaccggggttgtccttggtgcttcctttgacgaggctttggattttcctgcttcctgcttcttttccatcgtgggtccttttgtcgctttctttctgcacaagggaatttcaaacagcgagaaacataaatgtccgtgcggatcgggttagtttgcgaaataccTTACTCCAAGACAGGGAAATACTACCCGAGGGCCACAAAGAACTTTTAGGGAGGCTCATTTGATTAAAACATATGAGTTAAAATACATGGGTTAAATTCTTATTAAAAGTGCGGATTCATTGAAAGTACGTGAAAACGCAAGAAGATCCCTTTGAAAATGCATGTAGATCCTTTGAAAATTTACGAAAACCCACCGAAAagacaggtccgtacgagatctaaaaaatgtaaatccatggatctaagcaataaatcttttaaccggTTTAAACTGCTTCGATAGATACTGTCGGAGCTATTGAAGATAAAGGGTGTGTTTTTGAATATGgtaaagttaacaaaagataaatactgtcagagctaatgaagcagagcaattatatgctagtttaagatgaaatcacaagataagataaatattttaccgggacgaagtccctgtttctagcgccaaattgtgaacacgtaaatcacgaaggcatctatatgttcacaaacaatgttcgcagtCTATATACATACTCGCATTGATGAGACAATTGCATTAAtttcttggctcaaaaccttcgggtttatcatagcctcatctaatgtcatcaccagaggcgttcacatagaggaagataaagaaaacgaagtataaaagtaaaactcgtggagtatcaaatgaatgtaaagtgctgaaatgtaaataagactgggatttacgtggttcagcactaagtcctacatccacggggttgtcgtttcactatgcatttgatgattacagaggtagtcgaatgactttggagtttacataggtctgtgaagtgtaaaaggtaaacttacactcataatccttctctctctcctttttctctctctcttttcccTCTCTCTTTTCCgatcccctctctcttggtggagagggggtatttatagggttagagtgtgggacccgtttctgaaggctgttggaaccttatcttcttgtgctttgtgtccatcacgcggaggtcttcgttcattgcttgatcacgcagagtcgtcctcgttcgttccacgggttgatcgacacgtacactgctcagagtgtttaatgcgggtagttgagacgcatgcttgtgtcagacaagtgtcttctgcccctgtcacgtccatgtcagtcaaccttctcttcaccgttgatcttggcttcttttggggatgagataaagtaactcttcgggagttatttggtgctccacagtacatcgtgtttttggtatatcttttaacttctgccttTAGATTTGTTCGgacaaagatccgacgtcgacgggatgggcttcttggctgtgggcgtgtgtcatcatgttttgatgacttgatccgcatgctctccacgtgtcctcccacatacacgtgtttgatgatgaaatatgtacaacACCTCCGGTTTCAGTTTGTGGTCTTGTGCTTCTGGCTCATTTCACCCTGACCTGGCCGCCTTTGCACAACTACTTCATTTTTTCCAATATATTCTCATTTTGCattaaaaaagaaaagtaaacaaTAATAATTTAAGCACCACAATGGCATCCAGTGATTAGTTTTTTCAACAGTTGTAGTTTGTAGAGAGACGGAGATCTTTTACCATATCAAAAATCCACCACTCTCACAGTTTAGACGGTGGCCTTCCGCCCCCAAGGCTAACAGGAAGCTCGCTTACTGTGTCATTGGTTGCCTCCCAGTCCATGATGTGGAATTGAATGGGGGAGCTTCGACATGTGAGAACTCAGAACTGTCCCCCTTATATGTAAGTGAAGGATACATTTTTGCTTTGCGCTGAAATGGGGAGCTTCTTAGAGGGACTATGGCCGTTTAGTCCATGGAAGTTTGAGGCAATAACAGGTCTGTGATGTCCTTAGATGTTCTGGCCGCACGCGCGCTACACTGATGTATTCAATGAGTATATAGCCTTGACCGACAGGCCCGGATaatcttcgaaaatttcattCTGATGAGGATAGATCATTGCAATGGACCCTGTCCAAAGGTAATCCAACAACGAGACTCGATTACCCAACAATGTCGAGCATTAAGGCCGTTGATGTAGCATCTAGCGTACTGTAGCGTATGCATGGACTTGTTCATGTGTACGGGTCACTCACCAGGATCTACTCTCCCGACGGCTATACCTTCAGCATGCGAACTTGTAAAACAACCAGTTGGCAGACTTGCTCTGTTTTCTGGGCAGGGATAAAGTGAACGTGCTACTCTAATGGTCGTGAATACGTGAACCCAACTAGAGCGGTGTGCTCACTCCCTGTTCATCACAACAACACGGTATGTGTCAAGGATTATTCCTTACCTTCGGGTGGGTTGCGCCAAGGCCTGCAGGAAGCCGGTGTAAAAACTTTAGCCGCATCTTTGGAGATATGGTCGTTATGCGGCTTATCTCTGCTCGGACCCGGTACTTGTTACTGGAAGACGAGCTCTGGTTCTGGTTCTGGAGGAATACTGCTCTAAGGCAGTGCAGGTAGCTCTCTAGAGAGTTGAGAATACATTCTGACCTTAATTCTTAGGCagttttaaagttgtttttggGCACGGTTCATTAAGAAATACAGTCCTTTCTTCAAGTGAGCTATGGTGGTGGAGCATAATGTCTTTTAAAAGGACATTTAAAGCTGCTTGATTCTATATGACAACTTTACCTTTACATATAGTTCTGTGACCGGTAGCCTGGCTTAAACTTCAGCAGCAAAGACAGGTTTTGCAGCAATAAGTCAGAAAGAAATTCTGAAAAGACAAATGAATTCGCAAAAGCATCCATTTTAATTACAAATAGAAATTGGCATAGACATCGAGATCTTCGTCTTTCTTTTTATCTAAACATTGCAGAACAGATTAGAATATACTGCTAGATGAAACCAAGTACTGGTAAACAGATTATAAATAGCAGCTGAACTAACTTAATTACTAAACAACTCTATATCAACAAATCAGCAGGTATTCCTAATGAGTATTACGACCGAGAACCACTGTGTCGTACCCGATCTTAAGTGGGAAGGGAACAGTGAAACAAGATAAAAGAAAGTTCTCAATCCAACCTTCTGAGGAGGTATGCGACTTGGACTTCCTTTGTCAAGGGCATGATCCAATCGCCATATAAGTCTGCAACTAAGCTTGGCCTAATCTTGTAGACTGGGTCAGATCCATCAGTATTTTCACTAGTGTTAACTTCTTGACCATATGTCTTTGTCTTCATTTCGACTCTCCTCTTGACTGATGCTTCGACTTCCTCATATGTGAGTAGTTGCATCAATCTATCTGCATCCTGCAAAATCCGTAAGCGACTAATCAGCATAAGAAGTAGAGTTATAGATGAAGATATCCCATGAGATAAAAATGGAAAACAGAAATGAAAGTAGGTCAGGAAAATTTAACCATACTTGTGCTTTAATGGCAGCTTCATATACAGCAGGTGAGGCTCGAAATTTCGCCTCAGCCACATATTTACCATAATGGATTCTCTTAGACAATGCCTACAAGCAGAGCGGAAACCCAAAGAAGAAAGACAGATAAGTTTCAAATTCCTTTTTACGGTTTTGGCTAATTACAAGAAATACATGATGATGTACCGCACATGAAAGTAGGCAAGGACAGGAACCAAAGCCACAGATGTCAAGATGACCGAGTCAATAGATTGTTGGCAAGTCCCTTCGCTTATTTCCTATAACCAAGTTTCGCCTACGAGATTGATCCTATCTATCCTAGGGGCAACAAATTTAACATCCGTCCAACTGGGTAAACTAAGACAGAAATCGGTAGTATACACCAAGTTATTTATTATTACGAGGATAGGAAGCATAGTTGATTTCTGAGTTTTTCTATAATACTGCGACCATCATATTTGATTTCAATCTATATGTTTTAGTTGTAGAGAGATAGATTACTATGTGAAGCATGACATATTGTAGAACTTACCTGGAGGCATATTGTGTCGCAAACAGCAGTTGATCCACAGTTGCCATCATTCCCTTCTTTAACCAATCTAGGGAGAAGCTTCTTGAAGTACATATCCCAGATCCTATTGTTAATGTTGATAGAATCAGCTATGGGATGCAAAACCTATATGGAACACATATATTGAGCGCTTAGTTAGAAAAGGATCCGAAATAGAAAAATTCAGCAATAATTTCTTTTTTGAAGCACAATTCAGCAATAATGTTAATGCATTAAGCGACACAAAACCATAATTGTCTTTGTTTGAGAAAATGGGCATACCCAGACAGAGTAACATAATGAAATAGATTTTGGTTTAATAAAGCATGACCAGTACGACTTTATAAATTCAGCATTATTTTACTAAATGCAAAAGGACCTTGGGCATGTGAATTGTATTGGATACCGTAACTTCTTAAATCAAATGAAAAAGCAGAGAATTTCAGGGAGCCAAGAAAGCTTGTCCAGTTTTCTGCTGCAATAGTGTACAACTGGTTGTTGAGAATTTATATGCATTTTCTAGttgtaaaagagaaaattaagccGAATTTTGAGTGTACTACATCATTCAGGAATCGGGATTCTGTTCTGCTGGATTTCACTCAGCATCTCACAAATGAACATCATTTTTGAGCGACAATTAGAAATTAGTAACAAGGCCAGATCACATGTTTCGACTAACCTGTGGGTACTGCAATGGTGGTAGCACTGGCTCGGGCAAGTCAGATGGGAAGAACGGATGTTCATCAGGACTCTTGTATCTCCCGACCTGAATTGACAtaggaaaactcaattaaaggGACAGGAATGAAAGAAATATCTGTATTTGGTACTTCATCTTTTCATCTGGATAACTTTCCTACCTGAGCATGGAGTTTTTCCGTTCCCCTGACCATGTACTCAATCAGAGATCCAT comes from Papaver somniferum cultivar HN1 chromosome 7, ASM357369v1, whole genome shotgun sequence and encodes:
- the LOC113299889 gene encoding chorismate mutase 3, chloroplastic-like, which codes for MERKLLRVKSHTCANYSIIHHNHVSKNNSRVPISSLFTFKPKGNSISIKKGSTITTGFQPIKASSSMATSHNTSRSESKKRVDESDTLTLDSIRHSLIRQEDSIIFSLLERAQYSYNSETYTADTFEIDGFHGSLIEYMVRGTEKLHAQVGRYKSPDEHPFFPSDLPEPVLPPLQYPQVLHPIADSININNRIWDMYFKKLLPRLVKEGNDGNCGSTAVCDTICLQALSKRIHYGKYVAEAKFRASPAVYEAAIKAQDADRLMQLLTYEEVEASVKRRVEMKTKTYGQEVNTSENTDGSDPVYKIRPSLVADLYGDWIMPLTKEVQVAYLLRRLD